From one Nonomuraea polychroma genomic stretch:
- a CDS encoding MogA/MoaB family molybdenum cofactor biosynthesis protein, with protein sequence MRALVITVSNRASAGVYADKSGPLLVELLRDDAGCETVDGPLVVPDGEPVEAALRKGLADGYDVIVTTGGTGLTPMDLTPEVTARVISREIPGIAEAIRMANRDKVPASVLSRGLAGQAGDTLIVNLPGSSGGVRDGVAVLAPILRHAVDQIRGGDHPR encoded by the coding sequence ATGCGGGCACTGGTGATCACCGTGTCGAACCGGGCGTCCGCCGGGGTTTATGCGGATAAATCAGGACCGTTGCTGGTCGAGCTGCTCCGCGACGACGCCGGGTGCGAGACCGTCGACGGCCCACTGGTGGTGCCGGACGGCGAGCCGGTCGAGGCGGCGCTGCGCAAGGGGCTGGCGGACGGCTACGACGTCATCGTGACCACCGGGGGCACCGGACTGACGCCGATGGACCTGACGCCGGAAGTGACCGCCCGGGTGATTTCCCGCGAAATTCCCGGCATCGCCGAAGCGATCAGGATGGCGAACCGGGACAAGGTGCCGGCATCCGTCCTGTCCCGCGGACTGGCTGGGCAGGCAGGCGACACGTTGATCGTGAATTTGCCCGGATCATCCGGTGGCGTACGCGATGGCGTGGCCGTACTCGCCCCGATCCTGCGGCACGCGGTCGACCAGATCCGGGGCGGCGATCACCCACGCTGA